One Lentimicrobium sp. L6 DNA window includes the following coding sequences:
- a CDS encoding methyltransferase domain-containing protein, producing the protein MEHQTEILKKCPVCGSIKLQKAFKTKDYFLTQEEFGICMCKKCGFHFTNPRPTKQALAPYYKSDKYISHSNSNQGLFGFLYQQVRNYTLGKKYELVSNIKKDGESILDIGCATGQFLNEFKKRGWHCVGIEPDKEAADYAKKTYDLKVFGEEKLDELPSDSFDVISMWHVLEHVSDLSKRMEELKRLIKANGTVFIALPNLDSWDAHHYEKYWAGLDVPRHLYHFKKENVELLFNNHGFKMHRIDPMKFDSYYVSLLSEKYKKNPLRLFSAFFKGAYSNLKAGKNPPNHSSLLYILKPRVV; encoded by the coding sequence GTGGAACATCAAACAGAGATTTTAAAGAAATGCCCAGTATGTGGTTCAATAAAGTTGCAAAAAGCCTTTAAAACCAAGGATTATTTTCTCACTCAAGAGGAATTTGGCATTTGTATGTGTAAGAAATGTGGTTTCCATTTCACCAATCCACGTCCAACAAAACAAGCTTTAGCTCCCTATTATAAGAGCGACAAATATATTTCTCATAGCAATTCTAATCAAGGATTATTCGGGTTTCTATATCAGCAAGTGAGGAATTATACCCTCGGTAAGAAATATGAATTGGTTTCTAATATCAAAAAAGATGGAGAATCTATTTTGGATATTGGATGTGCTACCGGTCAATTTCTCAATGAATTTAAGAAGAGAGGATGGCATTGTGTAGGCATCGAGCCAGATAAAGAAGCTGCGGATTATGCAAAGAAAACCTACGACTTAAAAGTATTTGGAGAAGAAAAACTGGATGAATTACCTTCAGATTCTTTCGATGTGATTTCCATGTGGCATGTTTTGGAACATGTGAGCGATCTTTCTAAAAGGATGGAAGAGCTTAAAAGATTAATAAAAGCCAATGGGACTGTTTTTATCGCCTTGCCAAATCTGGATTCTTGGGATGCCCACCATTATGAAAAGTATTGGGCCGGTTTAGATGTTCCTCGTCATCTTTATCATTTCAAAAAAGAAAACGTAGAATTGCTTTTTAATAACCATGGTTTTAAAATGCATCGAATCGATCCTATGAAATTTGATTCTTATTATGTGAGCCTCCTCTCTGAAAAATACAAAAAGAATCCACTTCGATTATTTTCTGCTTTTTTCAAAGGGGCTTACTCCAATTTGAAAGCAGGCAAGAATCCTCCCAATCATTCCAGTTTATTGTATATTCTTAAGCCAAGAGTGGTTTAG
- a CDS encoding heme-binding domain-containing protein: MKKYSIILTAVFFGFLFYNFTCLNVQDGSIVPVKGELNMPADVKAIVDNSCYGCHHTDSKNEKGKKKLNFDSFGSDYSAIKSSGKLKEIAKVTMDGDMPPSKFLEHYPEKALDDNQRALINDWFRIEAKKYQEK, translated from the coding sequence ATGAAAAAGTATTCTATTATTCTCACTGCTGTATTTTTTGGCTTTCTGTTTTATAATTTTACATGCCTAAATGTACAAGATGGTAGTATCGTACCTGTTAAAGGAGAATTAAATATGCCTGCCGATGTTAAAGCTATTGTAGATAATTCTTGTTATGGATGCCATCACACGGATTCTAAAAATGAAAAAGGTAAGAAAAAACTTAATTTTGATAGTTTTGGTAGTGATTATTCTGCCATTAAAAGCAGTGGCAAATTAAAAGAAATAGCCAAGGTAACTATGGATGGTGATATGCCACCCTCAAAGTTTTTAGAACATTATCCTGAAAAAGCCCTAGATGATAATCAAAGAGCACTTATAAACGACTGGTTTCGTATAGAAGCAAAGAAGTATCAGGAAAAATAG
- the ybeY gene encoding rRNA maturation RNase YbeY — protein sequence MALFFQNIYPNKNIPIHKLTSSWLLKAIEEENYVLGKLTYTFLTDVDLHKINVEFLDHDTFTDIITFDYNRGNMIIGEIYMSIDRIKENSVKNNVTFAQEFDRILIHGLLHLLGYKDKDPDDKILMTQKEDYYLSLQPQK from the coding sequence TTGGCTCTATTTTTTCAAAATATATATCCTAACAAGAATATACCTATTCATAAATTGACTTCCTCATGGCTTTTAAAAGCTATTGAGGAAGAAAATTATGTATTAGGCAAATTGACGTATACATTTCTCACTGACGTAGACCTGCATAAAATTAATGTGGAGTTTTTAGATCATGATACTTTTACCGATATTATTACTTTCGACTATAATAGAGGAAATATGATTATAGGTGAAATATATATGAGCATTGATAGAATTAAAGAAAATTCTGTGAAGAATAATGTGACTTTTGCCCAGGAGTTTGATAGAATTCTAATACATGGTTTACTCCATTTATTGGGTTATAAAGATAAAGATCCTGACGATAAGATCTTAATGACCCAAAAAGAAGATTATTACCTATCTTTGCAGCCGCAAAAATAA
- a CDS encoding SpoIIE family protein phosphatase, translating to MYSSELFIDVEYQQVCKHKKVVCGDVFLSRRLKQENRTLVVLADGLGSGIKANMLASLTAGMIVNFMSLNEPLERFTETIMKTLPVDPFRKIGFSTFTIIDIDSDGETHIIEYGNPPVLLIRDGECIKPNRDLLVLSSTMEYPQNLYSWNFQAQKNDRIAYMTDGISQSGMGRKDMPFGWEMTSVQSFLKINTQKHPNISARDLSKKLCAQAISNDIQKAQDDMTCGVIHFTKARQLLLCTGPPYSRENDKLLAEKVDHFEGTKILCGGTTAEIISRELNREIDVDMDSATPTLPPLSKIEGIDLVSEGILTLGRISTLLESNSILEEPEDTPAGQIIQQFIDNDEIYIIVGTKVNNAHQDPTLPVELEIRRNVMKRIAHLLETKFLKRVILEYL from the coding sequence ATGTATAGCAGTGAGCTTTTCATCGATGTGGAATACCAACAGGTTTGCAAACACAAGAAAGTAGTTTGTGGAGATGTGTTCCTTTCCCGACGCTTAAAACAAGAAAACCGTACTTTGGTGGTTTTAGCTGATGGATTGGGCAGCGGAATCAAAGCAAACATGCTGGCTTCCCTCACTGCAGGGATGATCGTTAATTTTATGTCCTTAAACGAGCCATTGGAGCGTTTTACCGAGACCATCATGAAAACCTTACCCGTCGACCCATTTCGCAAAATAGGCTTCTCTACCTTTACTATTATCGATATTGATTCCGATGGAGAAACCCATATCATAGAATATGGCAATCCACCCGTGCTTCTCATTAGAGATGGTGAATGTATAAAACCTAATCGTGATTTATTAGTGCTCTCTTCAACAATGGAGTATCCTCAAAATCTTTATTCTTGGAATTTCCAAGCACAAAAAAATGATAGAATCGCTTATATGACTGATGGTATTAGTCAATCGGGAATGGGCAGAAAAGATATGCCTTTTGGATGGGAGATGACTTCGGTACAATCCTTTCTCAAAATCAATACTCAGAAACATCCAAATATCTCAGCTAGGGATTTAAGTAAAAAGCTTTGTGCTCAAGCCATCAGTAATGATATTCAAAAAGCACAAGATGATATGACTTGTGGGGTGATTCATTTCACCAAAGCCCGTCAATTATTACTATGTACCGGCCCGCCTTATAGCAGAGAAAACGATAAACTACTGGCTGAAAAAGTAGACCATTTCGAAGGAACAAAAATACTATGTGGAGGAACCACAGCTGAAATAATATCCAGAGAGTTAAATAGAGAAATTGATGTAGATATGGATTCAGCCACACCAACACTTCCACCTCTTTCTAAGATTGAAGGTATCGATTTAGTTTCTGAAGGCATATTAACTTTAGGAAGAATATCAACACTCTTAGAATCAAACAGTATACTTGAGGAACCTGAAGATACACCTGCTGGACAAATCATACAGCAGTTTATTGACAATGATGAAATCTACATTATAGTCGGTACCAAAGTGAATAATGCACATCAAGATCCTACCCTACCAGTGGAGTTAGAAATTAGAAGAAATGTAATGAAACGAATAGCTCACTTGCTAGAGACCAAATTTCTAAAAAGAGTGATACTCGAATATTTATAG
- the mnmG gene encoding tRNA uridine-5-carboxymethylaminomethyl(34) synthesis enzyme MnmG, which translates to MFPIYDLIVVGAGHAGSEAAAAAANLGSKTLLITMDLNKIAQMSCNPAMGGVAKGQIVREIDALGGYSGIVTDKSMIQFRMLNRSKGPAMWSPRAQSDRMRFSEEWRKMLEETENLDFWQDKVYELMIEDNKVIGVKTQMGQEIRAKSVVLTNGTFLNGKMFIGEKVLHGGRMGEKGSTGITEQLVELGFRSDRMKTGTPVRVDGRSIDYSKLEEQAGDEVPGKFSYLDTPKLEKQRSCYLAYTNLSVHNTLRTGFEFSPMFTGRIGGIGPRYCPSIEDKIDRFSGKDSHQLFVEPEGWNSIEYYINGFSSSLPDDVQLKALREIPGFENAKIFRPGYAIEYDFFPPEQLNYTLETKLIEGLYFAGQINGTTGYEEAAAQGMMAGINAHLKVYGKDEFVLGRSDAYIGVLIDDLITKGVDEPYRMFTSRAEYRILLRQDNADFRLTEKSYKIGLASEERYQRMLRKKDTVEQIIKYLGKTSGLPEELNEYLIANKSQGLKQKTRFAQILTRPQVYLRGLIEYSTSLETYLNSIEYYDDEILDEVEILIKYERYIEKESEIADKLKKFENIPLSKDFDYDKLLSLSFEAREKLKKLQPASIGQASRVSGVSPADISVLLVYLGR; encoded by the coding sequence ATGTTTCCTATATACGATCTTATTGTAGTTGGTGCTGGTCATGCTGGTTCTGAGGCTGCAGCTGCTGCTGCAAATTTGGGTTCGAAGACTTTGCTCATCACAATGGATTTAAATAAGATTGCACAAATGAGTTGTAATCCTGCAATGGGAGGTGTTGCAAAAGGTCAAATCGTTCGCGAAATTGATGCTTTAGGTGGATATAGTGGTATTGTAACCGATAAAAGTATGATTCAATTTAGAATGTTGAATCGTAGTAAAGGTCCTGCTATGTGGAGTCCAAGAGCACAAAGTGATAGAATGCGTTTTTCCGAAGAATGGAGAAAGATGTTAGAAGAAACCGAAAACCTCGATTTTTGGCAAGATAAAGTCTATGAATTGATGATTGAAGATAATAAGGTCATTGGAGTTAAAACGCAAATGGGTCAAGAAATTCGGGCCAAATCTGTAGTTTTAACCAATGGAACTTTTCTCAATGGAAAAATGTTTATAGGAGAGAAAGTTCTGCATGGTGGGAGAATGGGCGAGAAGGGAAGTACCGGAATTACAGAACAACTCGTTGAGCTTGGTTTTCGCTCTGATAGAATGAAGACAGGGACTCCTGTTAGAGTGGATGGTAGAAGTATAGATTATTCTAAATTGGAAGAGCAAGCTGGGGACGAAGTCCCAGGTAAGTTTTCTTATTTGGATACTCCTAAATTGGAAAAACAACGCTCGTGTTATTTGGCATATACCAACCTTTCCGTTCATAATACTTTAAGAACAGGTTTTGAATTTTCTCCTATGTTTACAGGAAGAATTGGAGGAATTGGTCCTAGATATTGTCCCAGTATTGAGGATAAAATAGATAGGTTTAGTGGTAAAGATTCCCATCAATTATTTGTGGAGCCAGAAGGTTGGAATTCTATAGAATATTATATCAATGGATTTTCAAGTTCTTTGCCAGATGATGTTCAATTGAAAGCTTTGAGAGAAATACCAGGTTTTGAAAATGCAAAAATATTTCGTCCTGGTTATGCCATAGAATACGATTTCTTCCCACCAGAGCAATTAAATTATACCTTAGAAACAAAACTGATAGAAGGTTTATATTTCGCTGGTCAGATTAATGGAACTACGGGATATGAGGAGGCAGCTGCTCAAGGTATGATGGCAGGTATTAATGCCCATCTTAAAGTCTATGGGAAAGATGAATTTGTACTGGGTAGAAGTGATGCTTATATTGGTGTTTTAATAGATGATTTGATAACAAAAGGAGTTGATGAGCCTTATCGCATGTTTACTTCAAGAGCTGAATACAGAATTCTTTTGAGACAAGATAATGCTGATTTTCGTTTGACAGAGAAGTCATATAAAATAGGTTTAGCATCCGAAGAGCGTTACCAGAGAATGCTGAGAAAGAAAGACACTGTTGAACAAATTATTAAATATTTAGGCAAAACAAGTGGATTGCCTGAAGAATTGAACGAGTATTTAATAGCTAATAAAAGCCAAGGATTAAAACAGAAAACTCGTTTTGCTCAAATATTAACACGTCCTCAAGTATATTTAAGAGGTTTAATTGAGTATTCTACTTCACTTGAAACCTATCTGAATAGTATAGAATATTATGATGATGAGATATTAGATGAGGTGGAAATTCTAATCAAATATGAGCGTTATATTGAAAAGGAAAGTGAGATTGCAGACAAACTTAAGAAATTTGAAAATATCCCATTGAGCAAGGATTTTGACTACGATAAACTTTTATCTTTGTCATTCGAAGCAAGAGAGAAATTAAAGAAATTACAACCTGCTTCCATCGGACAAGCTAGTAGAGTGAGTGGTGTGAGTCCTGCAGATATTAGTGTTTTATTAGTTTATTTAGGAAGATAA
- a CDS encoding [Fe-Fe] hydrogenase large subunit C-terminal domain-containing protein — protein MILQSIYTEKNNCQDCYKCVRRCPVKAIKIEDHSASIITELCINCGYCTTICPAGAKKIRNDVAAAKNLFNSGQKVIAAIAPAWVSEFSEHKASSFISALKQLGFHEVSEVALGAEMVSESVNQYLNQQETGLHISSCCPTVVSLIQKYYPEHIDKVVPIMSPMLAHAAYLRSLQTEPIKIVFIGPCIAKKNEAEEHEGLVDVSITFQELSEWLEKESAYFEESETEELFYPNKAADGSLYPVDGGMINSLKSQITTVDLDFMSFSGRNSVKDVLENLEGIETDKLCFLELLSCNGGCVNGPGCSENNSIAKKRANIIRTHQQTSAQERMLKNAIEISLDYEKSQVNIPKHSGEDILESLKSIGKLSSKDELNCSGCGYENCRDFAEALLEGKAESSMCVSYMRKVAQNKASVLLQKMPYAVVMCDDKLKIIESNLQFAEMLGEETCELFNDIPGLEGAHLKAVFPPYKLFQNAIKLDLEKFDKDIRIEGKLYHLSIFTIQKHKIICGILRNLQSPEVRNEEVIKRTKEVILENLSTVQQVAFLLGENAAKTETMLNTIVQSYEDSENV, from the coding sequence ATGATTCTCCAATCTATTTACACTGAGAAAAACAATTGTCAGGACTGCTACAAATGTGTGAGACGATGCCCCGTTAAAGCCATCAAAATAGAAGACCATAGTGCTTCTATCATTACGGAGCTTTGCATTAACTGCGGGTATTGTACCACCATTTGTCCGGCAGGTGCCAAAAAGATTAGAAACGATGTAGCCGCTGCCAAAAACCTTTTCAATAGCGGACAGAAAGTGATCGCAGCCATTGCTCCAGCTTGGGTTTCTGAGTTTAGTGAGCACAAGGCTTCCTCTTTTATCTCAGCCTTAAAACAGCTCGGATTTCATGAAGTGTCTGAAGTGGCTTTGGGTGCCGAAATGGTTTCCGAATCCGTTAATCAATATTTGAATCAACAAGAAACAGGATTGCATATTTCGTCTTGCTGCCCCACTGTAGTCAGCCTTATTCAGAAATATTATCCCGAACATATCGATAAAGTCGTACCCATCATGTCGCCCATGCTTGCTCATGCGGCCTATTTACGCAGCTTGCAAACCGAGCCCATTAAAATCGTATTTATTGGCCCCTGCATTGCTAAAAAGAATGAAGCCGAAGAACATGAGGGTTTAGTGGATGTTTCCATCACTTTTCAGGAATTATCTGAATGGCTTGAAAAAGAATCTGCCTATTTTGAGGAATCTGAAACTGAAGAATTATTCTATCCAAATAAAGCAGCCGATGGTTCTCTTTATCCTGTGGATGGCGGAATGATTAATAGCCTAAAATCACAAATTACTACGGTAGATTTAGATTTCATGTCTTTCTCTGGTAGAAATAGCGTGAAAGATGTTTTGGAAAACCTAGAAGGTATCGAGACTGATAAGCTCTGCTTTTTGGAATTACTATCCTGCAATGGAGGTTGTGTGAATGGCCCTGGTTGTTCTGAAAATAATTCTATTGCCAAAAAAAGAGCCAATATCATTAGAACCCATCAGCAAACATCTGCACAGGAGAGAATGCTGAAAAATGCCATAGAAATTAGTCTCGATTATGAGAAAAGCCAAGTCAATATTCCAAAGCATTCGGGGGAGGATATTTTAGAATCATTAAAGTCCATTGGAAAATTATCGAGCAAAGACGAGTTGAATTGTAGTGGCTGTGGGTATGAAAACTGCCGCGATTTTGCTGAAGCACTTTTAGAAGGAAAAGCGGAAAGCAGCATGTGTGTTTCTTATATGCGAAAAGTAGCGCAAAATAAAGCTTCTGTATTGCTACAGAAAATGCCTTATGCAGTGGTTATGTGCGACGATAAACTCAAAATCATAGAATCCAATCTTCAGTTTGCTGAAATGTTAGGCGAAGAAACTTGTGAGCTTTTTAATGATATCCCAGGCTTAGAAGGTGCGCATTTGAAAGCGGTATTTCCACCTTATAAACTTTTTCAAAATGCCATAAAACTGGATTTAGAGAAATTCGACAAAGACATAAGAATTGAAGGAAAGCTATATCACCTTTCCATATTCACCATCCAAAAACATAAAATCATTTGCGGAATTTTGAGAAACCTACAATCTCCAGAAGTCAGAAATGAGGAGGTCATCAAGCGAACCAAGGAAGTGATTTTGGAAAACTTATCTACCGTACAACAGGTGGCCTTTTTGTTGGGGGAAAATGCCGCAAAAACAGAGACCATGCTAAATACCATTGTTCAATCCTACGAAGATTCGGAGAATGTATAG
- a CDS encoding ATP-binding protein, producing MMLRSKELIIKSDLSELHKLEEFVEQISDVYNVNSTYYSNILVALNEAVTNSIIHGNKENEESEVRVLFESKNKGLFFSVKDDGPGFDFTNYPDPTDISIENYEDIGHGLYLMKSLSDVIEYNEEDKSVELGFKISSINKELAVSRVNSLQAYFSTANQSVKA from the coding sequence ATGATGTTGAGAAGTAAAGAATTAATAATTAAATCCGATTTATCCGAATTGCATAAGTTAGAAGAATTTGTGGAGCAAATCTCCGATGTTTATAATGTAAATTCTACTTACTATTCTAATATTTTGGTGGCTTTAAACGAAGCTGTAACCAATAGTATTATTCATGGGAATAAAGAGAATGAGGAATCTGAGGTTCGAGTGTTATTCGAATCAAAAAATAAAGGACTTTTCTTTAGTGTAAAAGATGATGGTCCTGGTTTCGATTTTACAAATTACCCTGATCCTACTGATATTAGCATAGAGAATTACGAAGACATTGGGCATGGGCTTTATTTAATGAAGAGTCTAAGTGATGTAATCGAATATAACGAAGAGGATAAAAGCGTTGAATTAGGCTTTAAGATAAGCAGTATCAATAAAGAATTGGCAGTTTCAAGGGTGAATTCATTACAGGCCTATTTTAGTACTGCTAATCAATCTGTAAAAGCTTAA
- a CDS encoding monomeric [FeFe] hydrogenase codes for MIKNNAMFIRRELLTRLCSQLQDGGSRELIDRIPLEMKPRNNSHIRCCVHKDRAVLKYKLMACLGFSIEDETDELTPLSEYVKIAEEKQGISDVRLTVVDEACLSCSPGNYVVTNMCQSCDGRPCQVNCPKDAINFSSGRAQIDTDDCVNCGLCMNYCPFHAIIFTPVPCEAVCPVDAISKDKNGIANINHDLCVFCGRCFEACPYGAVMEKSHIVNIYQALKSEEEMIALVAPALYGQFAATPEQVHAAILQLGFDKVVEVAEGAVITAQKEAQELEEEILGNPDKKMTTSCCPSYQELVIKHLPKLKDKLSTTKTPLYYTSEQVKQENKEAKMVFISPCMAKKHEVFSTQVADYTLNFEELGSMLAASEIEMHNININPKKENLEARVFSYSGGVTEMVKNYLMSEKNLNNTKLSGFSKENIKELKALALGKGEYNFYEIMACENGCINGCNTIAKPSMAKRQILKYSTNN; via the coding sequence ATGATTAAAAACAATGCCATGTTTATTAGAAGGGAGCTTCTCACTCGTCTTTGCAGTCAATTGCAAGATGGAGGTTCTCGAGAACTAATTGACCGAATTCCTCTGGAAATGAAACCCCGGAATAATAGTCATATTCGCTGCTGTGTGCATAAGGATAGAGCAGTTCTAAAATATAAACTCATGGCTTGTTTAGGATTCAGTATTGAGGATGAAACTGATGAACTTACTCCCTTATCGGAATATGTAAAAATAGCGGAGGAAAAACAAGGTATCAGTGATGTGAGGTTGACAGTAGTTGACGAGGCTTGCCTTTCTTGCAGTCCTGGAAATTATGTAGTCACCAATATGTGTCAATCCTGCGATGGCCGCCCTTGCCAAGTCAATTGTCCCAAGGATGCCATTAACTTTTCTTCCGGTAGAGCACAAATTGATACCGATGATTGTGTTAATTGCGGTTTATGTATGAATTACTGTCCATTTCATGCCATTATTTTCACTCCAGTTCCTTGCGAAGCAGTATGCCCTGTTGATGCTATTTCAAAAGACAAGAATGGTATTGCCAATATCAATCATGACTTGTGCGTCTTCTGTGGAAGATGTTTCGAAGCTTGCCCATACGGAGCAGTAATGGAGAAATCACATATTGTAAATATCTATCAAGCCTTAAAATCTGAAGAGGAAATGATAGCTTTAGTAGCTCCTGCTTTATACGGACAGTTTGCCGCCACACCCGAACAAGTTCATGCGGCTATTCTTCAATTGGGTTTCGATAAAGTGGTGGAAGTTGCTGAAGGTGCTGTGATCACTGCACAAAAAGAAGCTCAAGAATTGGAGGAGGAAATTCTTGGAAATCCAGATAAGAAAATGACGACTTCTTGCTGTCCATCCTATCAGGAATTAGTGATAAAACATCTCCCTAAATTGAAAGATAAACTATCTACAACAAAGACACCACTATACTATACTTCGGAGCAGGTTAAGCAAGAAAACAAAGAAGCAAAAATGGTTTTCATCAGTCCTTGTATGGCCAAAAAGCATGAGGTTTTCTCTACTCAAGTAGCTGATTACACCCTAAATTTTGAGGAGCTTGGTTCTATGTTAGCAGCCTCCGAAATAGAAATGCACAACATCAATATAAACCCTAAAAAAGAAAATTTAGAAGCACGAGTATTCTCCTATAGTGGCGGCGTAACAGAAATGGTAAAAAACTATTTAATGTCCGAGAAAAACTTAAATAACACCAAGCTATCTGGATTTTCTAAAGAGAATATTAAGGAATTAAAAGCTCTTGCTTTAGGCAAAGGTGAATATAATTTTTATGAAATCATGGCTTGTGAAAATGGCTGTATAAATGGTTGTAATACCATTGCCAAACCAAGTATGGCCAAGCGTCAGATATTAAAATATTCCACAAATAACTAA
- a CDS encoding NAD(P)H-dependent oxidoreductase subunit E, whose amino-acid sequence MKEKIKVVICLGSSCYSRGNAKTLEIVKDYLAMNQLIDQTDFRGKLCSNDCNHGPVLSIGDQKHLNVTESSIVKILDATFKPKKQHSPQAYHTEK is encoded by the coding sequence ATGAAAGAGAAAATTAAAGTTGTAATTTGTTTGGGTAGCTCTTGCTACAGCCGTGGAAACGCCAAAACATTGGAAATAGTAAAAGATTATTTAGCCATGAACCAGCTAATCGATCAAACCGATTTTAGAGGGAAACTATGCTCCAACGATTGTAACCATGGCCCAGTTCTAAGCATCGGTGACCAAAAACACCTCAATGTGACCGAATCAAGCATCGTCAAAATTCTAGACGCTACCTTCAAGCCCAAAAAACAACATTCGCCTCAAGCTTACCATACCGAGAAATAG